One region of Eupeodes corollae chromosome 1, idEupCoro1.1, whole genome shotgun sequence genomic DNA includes:
- the LOC129952314 gene encoding uncharacterized protein LOC129952314 translates to MVNSPPSNTKQPDAQISCQSCNDADNSQMVQCDECDGWHHFKCVGVNASIEDKDWKCEECHQKDLDNQGGTSSSNEQFEATQKNPICTSTRLPPADSGRNLQQTSFSPTASKQLNGNKNEHPKLCVPARTKSNKSKSINSVKSLQLNLMRLEEERDLMKKRDREYLEAKYKLLEQQTDSESEDESTSSRVDKWINQQSITKTQVCPTLNHQSGSKQQLVPKSNTQELTRAINLNETWVGANGSSMPAVNTNTTTNRDSTIFPNPSTVHTLHNDDRGNDIIDQARGRPYLNTQQIATRHIDSKELPTFSGRPEEWPLFFSYFKSTTLACGFSDDENLIRLNRCLKGNALESVRAKLLYPNQVPSIIETLKMLFGRPESIIKTLISRLRQERPPRDDKLDTLVAFALSVQNIVATMEAAGLTSHLNNPCLLQELTDKLPFQTKLNWGVFKLGKQNIDLTTFSSWLFQVAQAACEVTDVSLLSKDVKPDKRRQPSNLHLNGHHDEAKNEFQCQDQQKHCIICKGSCKSVENCDEFSGLSLNNRWKAVKKHFLCRTCLVNHNKRRCLSANRCGIMNCTYRHHKLLHKHEQPAARSENQNLSSYHCTHKHKGSLLFKILPVSLYNNDIKIEAFAFLDDGSSVTMMDNELADILKLKGEPQELRLRWTSGNSRTEEKSKKVNLMIAAKQSSKKYALTNIRTVESLNLPAQTINFDSLASCYHYLKGIPFQSFTDARPRILIGLDNANLLNSLKYREGRINQPSAIKTRLGWTIFGPCEEEGETSIDYQNYHLCECKEQADEKLHELVREFFSIESFGSKEIRKLTKDRDVRAENLLESSAKRLGKRFSVPLLWKSECHAFPNSRPSAERRLICLEKRLHKEPELAANLDSQISDYLRQGYVRKLTSDDLQNYKGNRIWYLPIFPVLNPNKPSKVRMVWDAAAQVDGVSLNSMLLSGPDYLVSLIDILFRFRQRNIAICGDIKEMFHQVLVEEADQHAQRFLWRSKETGIIEDYAMNVLTFGATCSPYCADYVKNKNAMEHSEKFPRAAEAIIRNHYVDDFLDSFDTPEEAMRITNEVIYIHQQAGFEIRNFMSNCESVVAALGKNAADSAKPFKNRSSPYEFEKVLGMWWSPLTDQFSFLFNSKYFDKEILEGLFPPTKRIVLRVLMSTFDPLGLIGHFLMFLKILLQSIWRERINWDEPIHEAHFELWKKWLNLLPTIREIKIRRPYLNNLKFDAESTVELHVFVDASLSGFAAVCYLRVQRGTSIQCNLVCSKTKVASLKPISVPRMELEAAVLGVRLAQTVINGHSIQINRRYFWSDSQSVLCWIKNDNRKLKQFVTFRVGEILENSNENEWRWVPSEHNVADDATKWNLKVDFSSDSRWYRGPDFLYSPKDSWPLNPKGDTGNEIEVHTHIDVSVTPLQNYMQFSSWEETVTAVSYVFKYFCIFLQKFRKPDDCFDLGESKGTKSYLLWLCQNENGNLDYVKGAETYLYMICQSEGYPKEINALQNKQPIEKTSSLYQLSPYLDTKGVLRVKGRIDASNHVTLDCKRPIILPKQHHVTTLIVDNFHRKYKHIFFETAVNEIRQFFYIPTLRAVLKRVQNNCQECRNNRAMPVAPMMSDLPEARLKAFTRPFTYVGVDYFGPILVTVGRHTEKRWGVLFTCLTVRAIQIEIAHSLSSDSCILAIKRFCAKRGRPKQVWSDNGTNFRGASQELKTAIEELCTEDISKNLEKEKIEWKFIPPTSPHMGGSWERLIRSVKQVLAKMHIGRNPKDEVLLTMMAEVEFIINSRPLTYIPIDTDSDEALTPNHFLMGSSNGIKLTGELSSDGHTLRKHWLACEQYSNLFWKRWVKEYLPSLTRRTKWFEPAKPVSEGDIVLIVDENNPRNTWPKGVILQANLSKDGQTRSAIVKTATGTYTRPVAKLAVLDVRRFGEDGNWKKPPAYQGGVLPNLAMP, encoded by the coding sequence ATGGTGAACTCACCTCCGTCAAATACAAAACAACCCGATGCACAAATTTCCTGCCAATCATGTAACGATGCCGACAACAGTCAAATGGTTCAATGTGACGAATGTGATGGATGGCATCACTTTAAATGTGTCGGAGTTAACGCCAGCATCGAAGATAAAGACTGGAAATGCGAAGAGTGTCATCAGAAGGACTTGGATAACCAAGGAGGGACTTCATCATCCAACGAACAGTTTgaagcaacacaaaaaaaccCTATATGTACATCGACACGGTTACCACCAGCGGATTCCGGAAGAAATCTACAACAGACGTCTTTTTCACCTACTGCCTCGAAACAACTTAACGGCAACAAAAATGAACATCCCAAGTTATGTGTCCCAGCGcgtacaaaatcaaataaatccaaATCTATAAATTCGGTAAAATCATTGCAATTAAACTTAATGAGGTTAGAAGAAGAAAGAGATCtaatgaaaaaaagagatcGCGAATATTTGGAAGCAAAGTATAAGCTTTTGGAGCAACAAACGGATAGTGAAAGTGAAGACGAGTCAACATCATCAAGGGTAGATAAGTGGATTAACCAGCAATCCATAACTAAAACCCAAGTTTGCCCTACTTTGAATCATCAAAGCGGAAGCAAGCAACAATTAGTACCCAAATCTAATACCCAAGAGCTAACAAGAGCAATAAATCTAAATGAGACATGGGTCGGAGCCAACGGTTCTTCCATGCCAGCTGTTAACACCAACACAACAACCAACAGAGACTCAACAATTTTTCCAAATCCGTCAACCGTCCACACTCTTCATAACGATGACCGTGGCAACGACATCATCGACCAAGCAAGAGGAAGGCCTTATCTTAATACTCAGCAGATAGCAACAAGGCATATTGATTCTAAGGAATTACCGACGTTTTCGGGACGGCCAGAAGAGTGGCCattatttttcagttatttCAAGAGTACAACCCTTGCATGCGGGTTTTCAGATGACGAAAATTTGATAAGGCTTAACAGATGTCTAAAGGGCAACGCCCTTGAATCAGTGAGAGCTAAACTACTCTATCCAAATCAAGTCCCAAGTATAATCGAAACACTGAAGATGCTATTTGGTCGTCCAGAATCAATTATTAAAACCCTGATTTCCAGGCTGAGACAAGAACGCCCACCTAGAGATGATAAGTTAGATACATTAGTCGCCTTTGCCTTATCGGTTCAGAACATCGTTGCTACAATGGAAGCTGCTGGATTGACATCACATTTAAACAACCCATGCCTGTTGCAAGAATTGACCGATAAATTGCCATTCCAAACCAAGTTGAATTGGGGTGTTTTTAAACTGGGCAAGCAGAATATAGATCTGACAACATTTAGTTCCTGGTTGTTTCAAGTTGCCCAAGCTGCTTGTGAGGTAACAGATGTGAGTTTACTCTCAAAAGATGTTAAGCCTGACAAAAGGCGACAGCCATCCAATTTGCATCTAAATGGACATCATGATGAAGCGAAAAATGAATTCCAGTGTCAAGATCAGCAAAAGCATTGTATTATCTGTAAAGGATCTTGCAAGTCAGTGGAAAATTGCGATGAATTTAGTGGACTTAGTTTAAATAACAGATGGAAAGCagtgaagaaacattttctgtGTCGCACATGCCTTGTCAACCATAATAAGCGAAGATGTTTGTCCGCAAATAGATGTGGAATAATGAACTGTACGTATAGACATCATAAGTTGCTGCACAAACATGAGCAACCAGCTGCAAGATCTGAAAATCAAAATCTGTCTAGTTATCATTGCACGCATAAACACAAAGGaagtttgttgtttaaaattttgcctgTGTCTCTCTACAACAATGACATTAAAATCGAAGCATTCGCCTTTCTAGATGATGGCTCCTCTGTGACGATGATGGATAATGAGTTGGCAGACATTCTCAAATTAAAAGGTGAACCCCAAGAACTCCGTTTGAGATGGACGTCGGGTAATTCTCGCACTGAAGAGAAATCAAAGAAAGTTAACTTGATGATAGCAGCTAAACAAAGTTCTAAAAAGTACGCACTTACAAACATTCGAACTGTTGAGTCTTTAAATCTTCCTGCACAAACAATTAACTTTGATTCGCTTGCGTCATGCTACCATTATTTGAAAGGTATTCCTTTTCAATCTTTTACTGATGCTCGACCGAGAATATTAATAGGCCTTGATAATgccaatttattaaattctctGAAATATCGCGAAGGAAGAATTAACCAACCATCAGCAATCAAAACACGTCTTGGATGGACTATTTTTGGACCTTGTGAAGAGGAAGGTGAAACATCAATCGATTATCAAAATTATCATTTGTGTGAGTGTAAAGAGCAAGCAGATGAAAAGCTTCATGAATTAGTTCGGGAATTCTTTTCAATAGAAAGCTTCGGTTCAAAGGAGATAAGAAAACTTACTAAGGACAGAGATGTAAGAGCCGAGAACCTGCTAGAAAGCTCAGCTAAACGACTAGGTAAGAGGTTCAGTGTTCCGCTTTTATGGAAAAGTGAATGTCATGCATTTCCAAATAGCAGACCCTCCGCAGAACGAAGACTTATCTGCCTTGAGAAACGATTACATAAAGAGCCCGAACTAGCAGCAAATTTAGATTCACAAATATCCGATTATTTACGACAAGGATATGTGCGCAAACTTACAAGTGATGATTTACAAAACTATAAAGGCAACCGAATCTGGTATCTTCCCATTTTCCCCGTTTTAAATCCCAACAAGCCATCAAAGGTGCGAATGGTATGGGATGCGGCCGCGCAAGTTGATGGAGTTTCGCTAAACTCAATGCTACTTTCCGGACCCGACTATCTTGTCTCACTTATAGACATACTATTTCGTTTTCGTCAAAGGAATATAGCAATCTGTGGtgatataaaagaaatgttCCACCAAGTGCTTGTGGAAGAAGCTGATCAACACGCTCAAAGGTTCCTGTGGAGGAGCAAGGAAACAGGAATAATAGAAGACTACGCTATGAACGTACTAACTTTCGGTGCCACATGCTCACCATACTGTGCAGATtatgtgaaaaacaaaaatgcaatggAACATTCTGAAAAGTTTCCCCGAGCAGCAGAAGCCATTATACGGAATCATTATGTCGACGATTTTTTAGACAGTTTTGACACCCCAGAAGAAGCAATGCGCATAACAAACGAAGTCATATACATTCATCAACAGGCTGGCTTTGAAATAAGAAACTTCATGAGCAACTGTGAGAGTGTAGTAGCAGCTCTAGGAAAAAATGCAGCCGATTCTGCAAAGCCATTTAAAAACCGTTCAAGTCCTTacgaatttgaaaaagttttaggGATGTGGTGGTCACCGTTAACTgaccaattttcatttttatttaacagcaaatattttgataaagaGATCCTAGAGGGCTTATTTCCCCCGACTAAACGAATTGTTTTGCGCGTGCTTATGAGTACCTTTGACCCACTTGGTCTAATTGGGCATTTCTTgatgtttctaaaaattttattgcaATCTATTTGGCGTGAGCGTATAAACTGGGATGAACCAATACATGAAGCGCACTTTGAACTTTGGAAAAAGTGGCTGAATTTGCTACCTACaattagagaaatcaaaataagaAGACCTTATCTTAATAACTTGAAGTTTGATGCTGAATCTACAGTAGAGTTACATGTTTTTGTAGACGCTAGCCTGTCAGGATTTGCTGCGGTATGCTACTTGAGAGTACAACGTGGCACATCTATTCAATGCAATTTGGTATGTTCAAAAACGAAAGTAGCTTCTTTAAAACCGATTTCAGTTCCTAGAATGGAATTAGAAGCAGCTGTGTTAGGTGTTCGATTAGCACAAACTGTCATTAATGGACactcaattcaaataaataggCGTTACTTCTGGTCAGATTCTCAGTCAGTATTATGTTGGATAAAAAATGATAATCGAAAGCTTAAACAGTTTGTTACATTTAGAGTTGGTGAAATACTAGAAAATTCGAATGAAAACGAGTGGCGATGGGTCCCAAGTGAACATAACGTAGCCGATGATGCCACAAAGTGGAATCTCAAAGTTGATTTTTCTTCAGACAGCCGTTGGTATCGAGGACCAGATTTTCTCTACAGCCCAAAAGATTCTTGGCCTTTGAATCCTAAAGGGGATACAGGTAATGAGATTGAAGTACATACTCACATTGACGTTTCTGTAACACCACTACAAAATTATATGCAGTTTTCTTCATGGGAAGAAACGGTCACTGCAGTttcatatgtttttaaatacttctgTATATTTCTACAGAAATTTCGCAAACCGGACGATTGTTTCGATCTAGGAGAAAGTAAAGGTACGAAAAGTTATCTACTTTGGCTATGTCAAAACGAAAATGGTAATCTAGATTACGTCAAAGGAGCTGAAACATATTTGTATATGATATGTCAATCTGAAGGTTATCCTAAAGAAATAAATGCCTTGCAAAATAAACAGCCAATTGAAAAAACAAGTTCACTATACCAGTTGAGTCCTTATCTGGATACGAAGGGAGTATTGAGGGTAAAAGGTCGTATAGATGCTTCTAACCATGTTACTCTTGATTGTAAAAGACCAATTATCTTACCGAAACAGCATCATGTCACTACACTGATTGTTGacaattttcatagaaaatataaacatatttttttcgaaacagCAGTAAATGAAATACGTCAATTCTTTTACATTCCAACTTTAAGAGCAGTCCTAAAAAGAgttcaaaataattgtcaagAGTGTCGCAACAATAGAGCTATGCCTGTAGCTCCAATGATGTCTGATCTTCCTGAAGCACGCCTAAAGGCCTTTACACGACCATTTACATATGTAGGGGTGGATTATTTTGGACCAATCCTAGTCACCGTTGGACGACACACCGAAAAACGATGGGGTGTTCTATTTACTTGTCTCACTGTGAGAGCTATTCAAATCGAAATAGCACATAGCCTGTCAAGTGATTCGTGCATCCTAGCAATTAAAAGATTTTGCGCGAAACGAGGAAGACCGAAGCAAGTCTGGAGTGACAACGGCACAAATTTCCGAGGAGCTAGTCAAGAACTGAAAACGGCAATAGAAGAGCTTTGCACAGAAgacatttctaaaaatcttgaaaaagaaaaaattgaatggaaGTTCATCCCTCCCACTTCGCCCCATATGGGTGGTAGCTGGGAGCGGCTTATACGATCAGTGAAACAAGTTTTGGCAAAAATGCATATCGGCCGTAACCCTAAAGACGAAGTTTTGCTTACAATGATGGCGGAGGTTGAGTTCATTATAAATTCTAGACCACTTACTTATATTCCTATAGATACCGACAGTGATGAGGCGCTCACCCCAAATCATTTTTTGATGGGGTCATCAAACGGCATAAAACTTACCGGGGAGCTTTCAAGCGATGGCCATACACTCCGCAAACATTGGCTTGCATGCGAACAATACAGTAATCTTTTTTGGAAGCGTTGGGTGAAGGAATATCTCCCCTCTCTCACCAGACGAACGAAATGGTTCGAACCTGCTAAGCCTGTATCAGAAGGAGATATCGTTTTAATTGTTGATGAAAACAACCCCAGAAACACCTGGCCAAAGGGAGTAATCTTGCAGGCGAACCTAAGCAAAGACGGACAGACGAGATCAGCAATTGTGAAGACAGCCACTGGAACATACACACGACCGGTGGCAAAACTAGCAGTACTTGATGTAAGACGGTTTGGCGAAGATGGTAACTGGAAGAAGCCACCAGCTTACCAGGGGGGAGTGTTGCCAAACCTGGCAATGCCGTAA